CCTAGCGGAGGATAAAGACATGCGTCAAAACATCAATCAGAAAGAGATTGTGTGTGGACTGATTGATATAACATGGACGGGtggctgattaaaaaaagaaaaaaaaggctctacAAGAATTGAGGTTAGTATTTGTAGGTCAGAGTTGCGTGCGGCAAGCTGAGTATGAGGTTTCAGGCTGAAGGAAACGTCGTTCTGAAAAACTTTCAGTTGAAGTCCGGTTTTTCTGGGAAGGTGCAACCTGCTCTTCTGATGATGACGTTACCGGCGTAGTGTGCAGCCTTCACGCACTGATCCAATGGTTTCTCCTGGACAAGCTCCGAAAGGAAACCTGCAGCACATAGCAAAGACATGAACAGACAtccacagaaaacactgacaagATGCAAGGCAACCTGGAAAtgtatcaaatgaaaacaaaggaaaacctCACCTCCGACAAACGCATCACCTGCACCGTTTGTGTCAACAATGTTCTTGGGGTCAATCTTCAACACAGGGAAGGTCTCGACCTTGTCACCTGAACAGAAGTAGGAAGAAAAATTAGGCCTCTACAGTATCTTAGTAATTAGAGCAacgtcaggaaaaaaagaaaagaaaaaaaaatgaaaatcttacTTGAGGCCATGACGGTGTCGCCCTTCCCCTGGGTCACCACGACGaccctctgtctctttgtgttgaCCTTTGGTAAAGCCTGAGCTTTCTTGGCTATTTCCTCAATGTCCTCGGTCTACagacaaaatacacattaacacattaataatttaataatgcGCATAGGCGACAATAATCATGTTCAAATGCTAAATGACACTTTAAGTCAACTCACCTCGAAGTCTTGCTCTTTAGCAAATGCAGCTGCCTCCTGAGGAACCGAACAAAGGGaagatttatattttacaaacaaagatggacaaaaCCTACCACACAAGCACATGGTGAATTCATCTGTAAAGTGAAAGTCTGGCGTACCGTCTCGTTGCCGAACAGCACGTCAACGTAGGGCATGACCTGCATGAGATTGTCCTTGAAGAACTGGCAGATGAAGGGCGCAGAGAGGTTCAGGCAAAACAGCTTGTTATTTTCGGACGCGTGCTTCGCCACTTTCAGAATGGACTCCACAGAGACCGTCAGGAAGAAACCCTGGAAGGAATGGATGACACGGATGTGCTTTTTATATCTTGATGGGCTCTGATGAATCACCAGCAGTAAGGTCCTGAACAGGAACCGCACCAGTTTCGCCCAGAAATCCCCCTGCGGGTCCTCTGATGGCCACACATGGGCACAAAGGTCAAGTGATAGGACGTAAGATGACCTGAATGGTTTGGTAACTACTACTCACAGCAATATAGAAGACTTTAGCTTTTTCCACCAGCTTCCAGTTTTCTTCCAAGTCTAGATGCTTGTCTTTCTTATAACAATTAGCAGCAGCCAGGTTGGCGACCAGAGACCTAAGAGACGGACACACCAGAGACGAGTTATTAACTGATACGCTTTATAATGTGAAGACAAATGCAAGGGATTTGATTTATCCACCTGTTGTCTCCAGTGATGCAAGCTGCACACGTCCCTGTGGGCTCTTCATCTTGCTCGTAGTAGTGGGCGTCGATGTGGGACTCTTCGGCCTTCTGCTTCAGGATCTCCCCAAACTTGTCTTTGCCAATGCAGCCAAAGAACGTGCCCACATTGTGAGGTTCTTGGATCATCCACTGCAGAAAACAGCTCTGATCAGTATCGCTTGACTATCTACTCACTGAGGCGTTGCCAC
The sequence above is a segment of the Scophthalmus maximus strain ysfricsl-2021 chromosome 10, ASM2237912v1, whole genome shotgun sequence genome. Coding sequences within it:
- the adka gene encoding adenosine kinase isoform X2 gives rise to the protein MSAASSNSLFGMGNPLLDISAVVDKDFLDKYALKPNDQILAEDKHKALFEELVKKFKVEYHAGGATQNSVKIAQWMIQEPHNVGTFFGCIGKDKFGEILKQKAEESHIDAHYYEQDEEPTGTCAACITGDNRSLVANLAAANCYKKDKHLDLEENWKLVEKAKVFYIAGFFLTVSVESILKVAKHASENNKLFCLNLSAPFICQFFKDNLMQVMPYVDVLFGNETEAAAFAKEQDFETEDIEEIAKKAQALPKVNTKRQRVVVVTQGKGDTVMASSDKVETFPVLKIDPKNIVDTNGAGDAFVGGFLSELVQEKPLDQCVKAAHYAGNVIIRRAGCTFPEKPDFN
- the adka gene encoding adenosine kinase isoform X1, with translation MASDEPQAKRVKLSEEEEKTKSPSKETSAELSSNSLFGMGNPLLDISAVVDKDFLDKYALKPNDQILAEDKHKALFEELVKKFKVEYHAGGATQNSVKIAQWMIQEPHNVGTFFGCIGKDKFGEILKQKAEESHIDAHYYEQDEEPTGTCAACITGDNRSLVANLAAANCYKKDKHLDLEENWKLVEKAKVFYIAGFFLTVSVESILKVAKHASENNKLFCLNLSAPFICQFFKDNLMQVMPYVDVLFGNETEAAAFAKEQDFETEDIEEIAKKAQALPKVNTKRQRVVVVTQGKGDTVMASSDKVETFPVLKIDPKNIVDTNGAGDAFVGGFLSELVQEKPLDQCVKAAHYAGNVIIRRAGCTFPEKPDFN